The following coding sequences are from one Veillonella rodentium window:
- a CDS encoding branched-chain amino acid ABC transporter permease, translating into MDLLNPYYLQIVMFFIINAIMGISIYFTLSSGQLSLGAAGFMSVGAYVGALLSLKADLPIVVGIIVGGLVASLVAVVIGLPTTRLRGLYLAIATLGFGEVMRVVFLNLDVTNGALGLSGIPSIPQELTNYAYEFDLDGLMGIDAVTWGNLMAIIILFIILAITIAFCVRINNSRVGRAFAAIKADDHAAELMGINVVYYKMMAFIIGAFIAGIGGGLYAHVTNFINPTDFSYHKVVQILLFPVFGGSNVVWGSVLGSFILTLLPEVLRFLSDYRDIIYGALLVILMAVRPDGILTESMVDRISRKLGFKKAPYIPETQVLTERFEAYKRKQAESKE; encoded by the coding sequence ATGGATTTGTTAAACCCTTATTATCTTCAAATTGTGATGTTCTTTATCATCAACGCCATTATGGGGATTTCCATCTACTTTACATTGTCCAGCGGACAGCTTTCCCTCGGTGCAGCCGGATTCATGAGCGTCGGTGCGTATGTGGGGGCATTGCTTTCCTTGAAAGCTGACTTACCTATCGTTGTAGGTATTATCGTCGGAGGATTGGTGGCGAGCCTTGTGGCTGTAGTTATCGGTTTACCTACGACACGTCTTCGCGGCTTATATTTGGCTATTGCCACATTGGGATTTGGCGAAGTTATGCGCGTTGTATTTTTGAATCTTGATGTTACGAATGGCGCATTAGGTTTATCCGGTATTCCCTCTATTCCTCAGGAACTTACAAATTATGCCTATGAATTTGACTTGGATGGCCTTATGGGCATCGATGCCGTTACATGGGGAAATTTAATGGCTATCATCATTTTATTTATCATATTGGCCATTACCATTGCCTTTTGTGTGCGCATCAATAATAGTCGTGTCGGTAGAGCCTTTGCTGCTATCAAAGCGGATGATCATGCGGCTGAATTGATGGGAATTAATGTAGTGTACTATAAGATGATGGCTTTTATCATCGGTGCTTTTATTGCCGGTATCGGCGGCGGCTTGTATGCACATGTTACAAATTTTATCAATCCTACAGATTTCAGCTACCATAAGGTAGTACAAATCTTGTTATTCCCTGTGTTTGGCGGGTCAAATGTAGTATGGGGATCCGTATTAGGTTCCTTTATCCTCACATTATTGCCGGAAGTATTACGCTTCTTGTCCGATTACCGAGACATTATTTACGGTGCTTTACTTGTCATCTTAATGGCTGTTCGACCGGACGGTATTTTAACAGAATCTATGGTGGACCGTATCAGTCGTAAATTAGGATTTAAAAAAGCCCCTTATATTCCGGAAACGCAAGTGTTAACGGAGCGTTTTGAAGCGTATAAACGAAAACAGGCTGAATCGAAGGAATAG
- a CDS encoding ABC transporter ATP-binding protein gives MLLELNDVSKSFGGVAALTGISFGVKQGEVFGVIGPNGAGKTTLFNLITGVFPVTSGEIVFDGMSVMGIKPHRTVEMGIARTFQNIRLFGNMTALETVLTGMHCRTGSGIISSFFRTKRQRIEEERCRGIAYEFLKLVGLEADAEEVATSLPYGKQRRLEIARALATHPQLILLDEPAAGMNDSETEALRQLIGKIRDLGITVVVIEHDMALMMNICDRLVVFNFGKKIAEGTPQEIQNNDAVIEAYLGKEV, from the coding sequence ATGCTATTAGAATTAAATGATGTAAGTAAAAGCTTTGGTGGCGTAGCAGCTCTCACAGGTATCTCCTTTGGTGTTAAGCAGGGGGAAGTATTCGGTGTTATCGGTCCGAATGGAGCGGGTAAGACAACTCTATTCAATTTGATTACCGGTGTCTTTCCGGTTACATCCGGAGAAATTGTATTCGACGGCATGTCCGTTATGGGTATTAAACCACACAGAACAGTGGAAATGGGCATTGCCCGTACATTTCAAAACATCCGGCTTTTCGGTAATATGACGGCATTGGAAACAGTATTGACCGGCATGCATTGTCGAACCGGATCCGGCATTATATCCAGCTTCTTTAGAACAAAACGCCAACGCATTGAAGAAGAGCGTTGTCGTGGTATTGCCTATGAGTTTTTGAAACTGGTAGGTCTTGAAGCTGATGCGGAAGAAGTGGCCACATCCTTGCCATATGGTAAACAGCGGCGCCTTGAAATCGCACGTGCATTAGCGACGCATCCACAATTAATTTTGCTGGATGAACCGGCGGCGGGGATGAATGATAGTGAAACCGAAGCTTTGAGACAACTCATCGGTAAAATTCGCGATCTCGGCATTACCGTTGTCGTCATTGAACATGATATGGCTTTGATGATGAATATCTGCGATCGTTTGGTGGTATTTAATTTCGGCAAGAAAATTGCAGAAGGAACTCCGCAAGAAATTCAGAATAATGATGCCGTTATTGAAGCTTATTTAGGTAAGGAGGTGTAA
- a CDS encoding branched-chain amino acid ABC transporter permease — MFLQQLVNGLTLGSLYAVLAIGLTLVFGVLNIINMAHGGIFMVGAFVGLFMVTIFNVNIFVALIVAMAVGAILGYLLEFVALRPLRKKKVSHLAPLISTIGVSIFLESLALLLWGPQTRSFPTDYIGGLIDFGAFKISMVQIIGLGVSVLLMLILNIVIKKTKIGKAIRAVSLSTETAALLGINPTLIISLTVMIASALGAAAGVLVGLSFNAIEPTMGVIIGFKGLAVLILGGLGNITGAMVGGFILGVAEVFSVAYGASTFRDAVAFGLIILLLFWRPQGLFGSKDKGGRP; from the coding sequence GTGTTTTTACAACAATTAGTTAACGGGTTAACCCTCGGTAGCTTATATGCTGTACTCGCTATCGGCTTAACACTAGTGTTCGGTGTTTTGAATATTATCAACATGGCTCACGGAGGCATCTTCATGGTAGGTGCCTTCGTTGGTCTTTTTATGGTGACAATTTTCAATGTCAACATTTTTGTAGCCCTTATCGTTGCTATGGCTGTAGGAGCTATCCTCGGTTACCTATTAGAATTTGTGGCGCTTCGTCCGCTACGCAAGAAAAAGGTGTCTCACTTGGCACCGCTTATCAGTACCATCGGTGTCTCTATCTTCCTTGAAAGTTTGGCATTATTGCTTTGGGGGCCTCAAACGAGATCCTTCCCGACCGATTATATCGGCGGGCTCATCGATTTCGGGGCGTTTAAAATTTCCATGGTACAAATCATCGGCTTAGGTGTGTCCGTCTTGCTGATGCTTATCTTAAATATAGTTATTAAAAAGACTAAAATCGGTAAAGCGATTCGTGCCGTATCGTTAAGTACAGAAACGGCTGCATTGCTCGGTATTAATCCGACCCTGATCATTTCCTTAACGGTTATGATTGCGTCTGCATTAGGGGCTGCAGCAGGTGTGCTTGTAGGGTTATCGTTTAACGCTATTGAGCCTACTATGGGGGTTATTATCGGTTTTAAAGGACTTGCCGTGCTAATTTTAGGTGGACTCGGTAATATTACAGGCGCTATGGTGGGCGGCTTTATTCTCGGTGTGGCGGAGGTCTTTTCTGTTGCATACGGGGCATCTACATTCCGCGATGCCGTGGCATTCGGTCTCATCATTTTATTATTATTCTGGCGTCCGCAAGGTTTATTCGGTTCTAAAGATAAAGGGGGTAGACCATAA
- a CDS encoding polysaccharide biosynthesis protein, with translation MRSYLLPGILLFADIITVVVVAFIGLFIRFDGYIEPQYIKQMVGALPLLIVAYILMFLVMHLYTRIWRYAGMRELLAVFVATTLGTAIFYSSMFFFGKSLPRSVYFIIWFLTTGVVGMGRMLLHYLALYYGGNDDDESKQVNTLIIGAGDAGATIAREIERYHKRSRKVIGFIDDDEVKYNRLMSGLRILGKRQDIPEIVSKYKIEEIIIAMPSVKREVIRKIMEICSPLKCKVNTLPGMYQLLDDEVLVSHLHPVSIEDLLERDEIHLDTSQVAPYLQDKVVLVTGAGGSIGSEICRQVLRVKPKQLLLLGHGENSIYLIHQELKGLVPEGTVVPIIADIRDKFQLEQIFTHYKPDVVFHAAAHKHVPLMEVQPIAAVFNNIYGTRNVADVAGAHGVERFVMISTDKAVNPTSVMGATKRVAEKVVLGMNHKYETKYITVRFGNVLGSRGSVIPLFRKQIEAGGPVTVTDPEMTRYFMTIPEASQLVLQAGAMGQGGEVFLLDMGEPVKIVDLAKNMISLSGFEPDKDIRIEFTGLRPGEKKYEELLTAGEGINKTKHKKIFEAALEEVDQDWLSREIDRFQNCKTDMDVINVLKDIIPTYHPNHNV, from the coding sequence TTGCGTTCATATTTACTACCTGGGATTTTATTGTTTGCTGATATTATTACCGTTGTCGTTGTGGCGTTTATCGGCCTGTTTATACGATTTGACGGTTATATTGAGCCTCAATATATCAAACAAATGGTGGGGGCGTTACCACTCTTAATAGTTGCATATATCTTAATGTTTTTAGTGATGCATTTGTATACCCGTATCTGGCGATATGCAGGCATGCGTGAATTACTTGCCGTATTTGTGGCAACTACATTAGGTACGGCTATATTTTACTCATCTATGTTCTTCTTTGGTAAATCCCTACCAAGGTCCGTGTACTTTATCATCTGGTTCCTTACAACCGGTGTTGTTGGTATGGGGCGTATGCTATTACACTATTTAGCGCTTTACTACGGCGGAAACGATGATGATGAAAGTAAACAGGTTAATACTTTGATTATCGGTGCTGGCGATGCAGGGGCTACTATAGCTCGTGAAATTGAGCGCTATCATAAACGGTCCCGTAAAGTAATCGGCTTTATCGATGATGATGAAGTTAAGTACAACCGTCTCATGAGCGGTTTGCGTATTTTAGGAAAACGTCAGGATATTCCTGAAATCGTATCGAAATATAAAATTGAAGAAATTATTATTGCCATGCCGTCCGTTAAGCGGGAGGTAATACGAAAAATCATGGAGATCTGTTCTCCGTTGAAATGTAAAGTCAATACATTGCCGGGGATGTATCAACTGCTTGATGATGAAGTTCTCGTTTCGCATTTACACCCCGTATCCATTGAGGATCTGTTGGAGCGGGATGAGATTCACCTCGATACATCACAGGTGGCACCTTATCTGCAGGATAAGGTGGTATTGGTTACCGGTGCAGGTGGTTCTATCGGTTCCGAGATCTGTCGTCAGGTTTTACGGGTTAAACCTAAACAGTTATTATTGTTGGGACATGGTGAGAATAGTATTTATTTGATCCATCAGGAGCTTAAAGGATTAGTTCCGGAAGGGACTGTGGTTCCTATTATTGCGGATATTCGTGATAAGTTTCAATTGGAACAGATTTTTACCCATTACAAACCTGATGTCGTATTTCATGCGGCGGCTCATAAGCATGTTCCGCTCATGGAAGTACAACCGATTGCGGCCGTGTTCAATAATATCTACGGGACACGCAATGTAGCGGATGTAGCCGGTGCTCATGGGGTGGAACGATTCGTTATGATTTCCACGGATAAGGCCGTAAATCCGACGAGTGTCATGGGGGCTACGAAACGCGTTGCGGAAAAGGTGGTTCTCGGCATGAATCACAAGTACGAAACAAAGTATATTACCGTCAGATTCGGTAATGTACTGGGCAGTCGCGGATCCGTTATTCCGCTATTTAGAAAACAAATTGAAGCCGGTGGTCCGGTAACTGTTACCGATCCGGAAATGACACGATACTTTATGACGATTCCTGAGGCGAGTCAGCTCGTATTACAAGCAGGCGCCATGGGGCAAGGAGGAGAAGTATTTCTTCTCGATATGGGTGAACCTGTTAAAATTGTGGACTTGGCGAAAAATATGATTAGCTTATCGGGATTTGAACCTGATAAGGATATTCGTATTGAATTTACAGGACTTAGACCCGGTGAAAAGAAATACGAAGAATTATTAACTGCTGGAGAAGGCATCAATAAGACGAAGCATAAGAAGATTTTTGAGGCCGCTTTGGAAGAAGTGGATCAAGATTGGCTCAGTCGTGAAATTGATCGCTTTCAAAATTGCAAGACGGATATGGATGTCATCAATGTGTTGAAGGATATCATCCCTACGTATCATCCGAATCATAATGTATGA
- a CDS encoding ABC transporter substrate-binding protein, with protein sequence MNKSMLKKAVIFGLAGVMAIAAGCGSNKDAGNANSNEAKIALLTTTTGGAAAYGESIKSGAELAVSEINADANSVKINLLVEDTKGDKNEAINAMNKVISKDKVVGVIGPMLSGEMMAAGPVANKSKVVALGTSTTAEGITDIGDYIFRNAVPESLAVDTAIKEAHKVLGFKTAAIMYSNNNDQMVSVNNTARKALEAAGVQIIDTETFADKDTDFSAQLTKIQQAKPDVIVVASLYQEGALIMKKMREMGMNQPVIGSNGFNSPEFIKIAGSAADGVIVGTPWFPNKDDQKVKDFRKAYVAKYNKEPDQFAAQAYDAVYLYEAALKKAGSTTDREKFREALKNIADFVGVTGQFKFNEKRDPSMEVQVLQIRNGQFDALTK encoded by the coding sequence ATGAATAAATCCATGTTGAAAAAAGCGGTCATCTTCGGTCTTGCCGGAGTGATGGCGATTGCTGCGGGTTGTGGCAGCAATAAGGATGCAGGTAATGCAAATAGTAATGAAGCTAAAATCGCATTGTTAACGACGACAACGGGCGGTGCGGCCGCATATGGTGAATCCATTAAATCCGGTGCCGAACTGGCGGTGAGTGAAATTAATGCAGATGCAAATTCTGTGAAAATCAATCTGTTGGTAGAAGATACCAAAGGTGATAAAAATGAAGCGATTAACGCTATGAATAAGGTAATCTCAAAGGATAAAGTGGTCGGGGTTATAGGGCCTATGCTATCCGGTGAAATGATGGCGGCAGGTCCTGTAGCGAACAAGAGCAAGGTGGTTGCTCTCGGAACATCTACTACAGCTGAAGGTATTACTGATATCGGCGATTATATTTTCCGTAATGCCGTACCGGAATCCTTGGCTGTGGATACGGCCATTAAAGAAGCACACAAAGTACTTGGTTTTAAAACGGCGGCCATTATGTACTCCAACAACAATGACCAGATGGTATCCGTAAATAATACGGCCCGTAAGGCATTGGAAGCAGCCGGTGTTCAAATTATCGATACGGAAACCTTTGCCGATAAAGACACAGACTTCTCCGCTCAGTTGACGAAGATTCAACAAGCTAAACCGGATGTAATCGTAGTGGCATCTCTTTATCAAGAAGGTGCACTCATCATGAAAAAAATGCGTGAAATGGGCATGAATCAACCTGTAATCGGTTCTAACGGCTTTAACAGTCCTGAGTTTATTAAAATTGCAGGTTCTGCAGCGGACGGTGTTATTGTAGGTACGCCTTGGTTCCCTAATAAGGATGACCAAAAGGTAAAAGATTTCCGCAAAGCTTATGTTGCTAAATATAACAAGGAACCTGACCAGTTCGCGGCGCAAGCATATGATGCGGTATATCTTTACGAAGCGGCTTTGAAAAAAGCGGGCTCTACGACAGATCGTGAAAAATTCCGTGAAGCGTTGAAAAATATCGCTGACTTTGTCGGTGTAACGGGTCAATTCAAATTTAACGAAAAACGTGATCCGTCCATGGAAGTTCAAGTGTTACAAATCAGAAACGGTCAATTTGACGCATTAACAAAATAA
- a CDS encoding polysaccharide biosynthesis/export family protein: MNRKQCMIMAAFICVTGTAMAAPVNVSQQHDYSKTNKIAANQVNTPLESSATAVSSDKEYRLRQGDELSIQVVQQADLGTRNGQDIVYAVRPDGYVTFPMVGPVKADGLTVDEFTAQLQQGLSRYIVNPDISVNVTKLGGVRVYVFGEINKPGAYTLTKSSTVIDAIGAAGSFNWDTAKKKIYLIHQNDPEKPIAINLNKMLQTGDMSENYVMREGDILYLTKNSRINFARDIAPILTGAYMVSRIGKD; encoded by the coding sequence ATGAACAGAAAACAATGTATGATTATGGCGGCTTTTATTTGTGTTACCGGTACGGCAATGGCTGCACCAGTAAATGTATCGCAACAACATGATTACAGCAAAACGAATAAAATAGCGGCGAATCAAGTTAATACTCCATTGGAATCAAGTGCTACAGCTGTGAGTTCGGATAAGGAATATCGACTGCGTCAGGGCGATGAATTGTCGATTCAGGTCGTGCAGCAGGCCGATTTAGGTACGCGTAACGGTCAGGATATCGTGTATGCGGTTCGGCCTGACGGATATGTAACATTCCCTATGGTAGGACCTGTGAAAGCAGACGGACTTACCGTTGATGAATTTACGGCACAATTACAGCAGGGCCTGTCCAGATATATCGTTAATCCCGACATATCCGTGAATGTAACAAAACTCGGCGGCGTTCGTGTTTATGTATTTGGAGAAATTAATAAGCCTGGTGCTTATACATTGACGAAGTCCAGTACGGTTATCGATGCTATTGGTGCGGCCGGTAGCTTTAACTGGGATACGGCAAAGAAGAAAATTTATCTGATTCACCAGAATGATCCGGAAAAACCGATTGCTATTAACCTTAATAAAATGTTACAAACCGGCGATATGTCGGAAAACTATGTGATGCGAGAAGGCGACATTCTATACTTAACTAAAAATAGTCGGATCAACTTTGCTCGTGATATTGCGCCGATTTTGACGGGGGCGTATATGGTATCTCGAATCGGGAAAGATTAG
- a CDS encoding ABC-F family ATP-binding cassette domain-containing protein, with product MERIRMIGLGKSFGVRQVFSNVSFELKEGDRLALVGPNGAGKSTLLKCILGYEELDEGHVVKSPVASIGYLQQDVNLGDDSLADEIEKAWADVHALEEQLRDLTVYLESHEAEEADLQRLDYLQNRIEWLGGYDYEQKSKRIVYGLGFSDEDLHKPANAFSGGQKTRINLAKALVRSPDFLFLDEPTNHLDMDMLEWLEGYLSSYRGGILIVSHDRYFMDRIVTGVVELDNHKATAYRGNYSRYVQQRDERLKADMIAYEKQQEHIRKTEAYIDKYRAGIKSKMARGRQSQLNRLERLDAPVMSPHLDFLFPPAGMSADKVLVLDHLSAGYGDNRIIDDISFVVRRGESVALIGPNGAGKSTLVKTIVGEIFPEDGHVDIGNRVQVGYFSQEHEELHESWQVVEEIMNHFNFTEEKARNVLGSFLFKGDDVFKLVSDLSGGERARLALLKLFLQGDNFLILDEPTNHLDIPTREVVERALQQFEGTCFIISHDRYFLDQVATKTVVLNKGHITEYLGNYSYYKEKLKEQEERLSLENNEYIESSNAKVKIQEQGELSQTESTEAPRKPNAYMVEKQLAEVESEIARLEATMKMYEVQLANPDVQQDFEEMASISSQITATQVQLDELYERWAHLCE from the coding sequence ATGGAACGCATTCGAATGATAGGCCTTGGAAAATCATTTGGGGTGCGCCAAGTATTTTCCAATGTGTCCTTTGAATTAAAAGAAGGTGATCGACTTGCCTTAGTAGGTCCTAACGGAGCCGGTAAGTCGACATTGTTAAAATGTATATTAGGATATGAAGAACTGGACGAGGGTCATGTCGTTAAGTCGCCTGTGGCGAGTATAGGTTATTTACAACAGGATGTGAATCTGGGTGATGACAGCCTTGCCGATGAGATTGAAAAGGCTTGGGCTGATGTGCATGCTCTAGAAGAACAGCTACGTGATTTAACTGTTTACCTGGAAAGTCATGAAGCCGAAGAAGCGGATTTACAACGTCTCGATTATTTACAAAATCGCATCGAATGGCTTGGTGGATATGATTATGAACAGAAGTCAAAGCGCATTGTTTACGGACTGGGCTTTTCCGATGAAGATTTACATAAACCGGCTAACGCCTTTTCGGGCGGTCAGAAAACGCGCATTAATCTGGCAAAGGCTTTGGTTCGCAGTCCGGACTTTTTATTTCTGGATGAACCTACAAACCATTTAGACATGGATATGCTTGAATGGTTGGAGGGCTATTTATCATCCTATCGGGGCGGGATTTTAATCGTCAGTCATGACCGGTATTTTATGGACCGTATCGTGACAGGGGTTGTGGAACTTGATAATCATAAGGCGACCGCATATCGCGGTAATTACAGCCGTTATGTTCAGCAGCGGGACGAGCGGCTTAAAGCGGATATGATTGCCTATGAGAAGCAGCAAGAACATATAAGGAAGACGGAAGCTTATATTGATAAATACAGGGCCGGAATTAAATCCAAGATGGCTCGGGGCCGTCAGTCCCAGTTGAATCGACTGGAGCGGTTGGATGCACCGGTTATGTCTCCGCATTTAGATTTTTTGTTTCCGCCTGCGGGGATGAGTGCCGACAAGGTTTTGGTATTAGATCATCTCTCTGCTGGATATGGCGATAATCGAATTATTGATGATATATCCTTTGTCGTGCGTCGCGGAGAGTCTGTGGCTCTGATAGGTCCTAATGGTGCCGGTAAATCGACATTGGTAAAGACCATTGTAGGCGAAATTTTTCCTGAGGACGGGCATGTAGATATCGGCAATCGCGTGCAAGTAGGCTATTTCTCGCAGGAGCATGAGGAATTACATGAGTCCTGGCAAGTTGTAGAAGAAATTATGAATCACTTTAACTTTACCGAAGAAAAGGCGCGTAATGTATTGGGATCATTCTTATTTAAAGGGGATGATGTATTCAAACTTGTCAGCGATTTATCGGGTGGTGAGCGTGCCCGTTTAGCACTATTAAAATTATTCCTGCAAGGGGATAATTTTCTTATTCTCGATGAACCGACGAATCATTTGGATATTCCCACCCGAGAAGTTGTAGAGCGGGCGTTACAGCAATTTGAAGGTACTTGTTTTATCATTTCTCATGATCGGTATTTTTTAGATCAGGTTGCTACGAAAACGGTCGTCCTTAATAAGGGGCATATTACGGAATATCTTGGCAATTATTCGTACTATAAAGAAAAGTTGAAGGAACAAGAAGAACGGCTGTCTTTAGAAAATAATGAGTACATAGAATCGTCGAATGCCAAAGTAAAAATACAAGAACAAGGTGAGCTTTCACAGACGGAATCTACGGAAGCACCTAGGAAACCTAATGCATACATGGTGGAAAAACAGTTGGCTGAAGTGGAATCGGAAATTGCCCGTTTGGAGGCGACCATGAAGATGTATGAGGTGCAGCTGGCGAATCCCGATGTACAACAGGACTTTGAAGAAATGGCTTCTATTTCAAGTCAGATTACAGCGACACAGGTGCAACTGGATGAGCTATATGAACGATGGGCACATCTATGTGAATAA
- a CDS encoding type II secretion system protein GspD, giving the protein MAQAVESTSTSIPINREISNEKNGVEYSETKNAISLSVHDASLKETVLGICRSYGLSAIGVESLSGNITASVKADTPEELIAQLGSLYHFSVTKQHKTLVIEGDGKELEQRELYVLTPQHLTAQSLKGVLGTVVHADKMAVLSEGNEVVLHITNGEKRRVETLVKAVDNEPKQVQLEATIIAMERSYVKETGVRWSWLSLTGHGEDKTHSYGAVSFGKTPAGDAYKFFVKPELSLMENSGKAVLIARPSIMALNGETAHILIGERIPVVEESQVNGERKTSVRYEEVGIKLNYTPIVTEDGSVDAKIHAEVSTPVMVSEIKAYKISTRQAHTRVRLRPGEVLVIGGLMDNRDQHQLQKIPILGDIPLLGKLFRHSRKTKDSVEMMMFVRATVI; this is encoded by the coding sequence ATGGCACAAGCTGTTGAGTCTACATCGACATCGATTCCGATCAATCGTGAAATTAGCAATGAAAAGAACGGAGTAGAGTATTCAGAAACTAAAAATGCTATTTCTTTATCTGTACATGATGCATCCTTGAAGGAAACCGTTCTCGGCATATGTAGAAGTTATGGATTATCCGCCATCGGGGTGGAGTCTTTGTCCGGAAACATTACGGCCTCCGTTAAGGCGGATACGCCGGAGGAACTGATTGCTCAGCTGGGATCGCTTTATCATTTTTCCGTCACAAAGCAACATAAGACCCTTGTTATAGAAGGGGATGGCAAAGAGTTGGAGCAAAGAGAATTATATGTGTTAACGCCTCAACATTTGACGGCGCAGTCTTTAAAAGGAGTACTGGGCACTGTTGTGCATGCAGATAAGATGGCCGTACTTTCAGAAGGAAATGAAGTAGTATTACATATCACTAATGGAGAAAAACGACGTGTAGAAACGTTGGTGAAAGCGGTTGATAATGAACCGAAACAGGTGCAACTGGAGGCGACCATCATCGCTATGGAAAGGTCGTATGTAAAAGAAACGGGAGTCCGTTGGTCCTGGTTGAGTCTTACCGGACACGGAGAGGATAAGACGCACTCTTATGGGGCCGTATCGTTTGGAAAGACTCCGGCCGGAGATGCATACAAGTTTTTTGTGAAACCTGAGTTGAGCTTGATGGAGAATTCCGGGAAGGCGGTCCTCATTGCACGGCCGTCTATTATGGCATTGAATGGTGAAACGGCGCATATTTTAATCGGCGAGAGAATTCCCGTGGTGGAGGAATCGCAGGTGAATGGTGAGCGGAAAACTTCGGTGCGCTATGAAGAGGTGGGCATCAAACTGAATTACACACCTATCGTTACCGAAGACGGATCGGTAGATGCCAAAATTCATGCTGAGGTGAGTACCCCTGTTATGGTGTCGGAAATCAAGGCTTATAAAATCAGCACGCGACAAGCTCATACCCGTGTCCGATTACGCCCCGGCGAAGTACTGGTCATAGGCGGCCTCATGGATAATCGAGATCAACATCAGTTGCAGAAAATTCCCATCTTGGGAGATATTCCTCTATTGGGAAAGCTGTTTCGGCATAGCCGAAAAACAAAGGATTCCGTAGAAATGATGATGTTTGTAAGGGCTACTGTGATATAA
- a CDS encoding ABC transporter ATP-binding protein — translation MLKLENIVAGYGHITALKDISLEVPQGAIVSLIGANGAGKSTTMKTIMGLVKPTSGHVIFEGQDITGHKTHHIVKNGISLVPEGRQILQDMSVYENLEMGAYIRNDDEIEADIKKVFKRFPILDERSYQLGGTLSGGQQQMLAIGRALMARPKLLLLDEPSMGLAPLVVNEIFETIKEISADGTTVLLVEQNVRQALKIADYAYVLETGKMVLNGPAEEIRHNPRVMEAYLGGRVE, via the coding sequence ATGTTAAAACTGGAAAATATCGTGGCCGGTTACGGACATATTACGGCTTTGAAAGATATAAGCTTGGAGGTTCCTCAAGGTGCCATCGTATCTTTAATCGGTGCGAACGGTGCCGGTAAGTCTACGACCATGAAGACGATTATGGGCCTTGTGAAACCGACATCGGGACACGTAATATTTGAAGGTCAGGATATTACAGGTCATAAAACACATCATATTGTAAAAAATGGTATATCCCTTGTTCCGGAAGGACGCCAAATTTTACAGGATATGAGTGTTTATGAAAATCTTGAAATGGGTGCGTATATTCGCAATGACGATGAAATTGAAGCGGATATAAAAAAGGTATTTAAACGGTTTCCTATTCTTGACGAACGCAGTTACCAATTAGGCGGCACATTATCTGGCGGACAGCAACAGATGTTGGCAATCGGTCGCGCATTGATGGCCCGTCCTAAATTGTTGTTGCTGGATGAACCGTCCATGGGTCTGGCGCCGCTTGTAGTCAATGAAATCTTTGAGACCATCAAGGAAATTAGTGCGGATGGTACTACGGTTCTTCTGGTGGAACAGAATGTACGACAAGCATTGAAGATTGCCGATTACGCTTATGTACTGGAAACCGGCAAAATGGTTTTGAACGGACCTGCAGAAGAAATTCGTCATAACCCTCGCGTTATGGAGGCTTATCTCGGCGGTCGTGTAGAATAA